The proteins below are encoded in one region of Drosophila santomea strain STO CAGO 1482 chromosome 3R, Prin_Dsan_1.1, whole genome shotgun sequence:
- the LOC120452168 gene encoding superoxide dismutase [Cu-Zn], chloroplastic isoform X1 produces MLIKLILALVIGYGGIFAPGSAQNLLDRLRPVNMTRFDDGIKVVSGTKVKRYERLTVPLGGPVGIPGPAGLLGPLLPPQPSYLGYTYQLVPQWQAGAKLVGDGEGAGVAGMVSFVQLPYNSDIRVTINVTGLPPGKHALHIHTFGDLSDGCKSTGGQFPNNFLGNVDTKDDGSISAVFQSIYLQLFGINGIVGRSIVIHSKAIDLNTALNAEVFSSSLQAMPNPLAYQNEENSLGAAIACGVISLMSTAASASGMTTAAPAAPAMENPEI; encoded by the exons ATGCTCATTAAACTGATACTGGCGTTGGTAATTGGCTATGGCGGCATTTTTGCGCCTGGCAGTGCACAAAATCTGTTGGATCGACTGCGTCCGGTGAATATGACCCGCTTCGATGACGGCATTAAGGTGGTTTCCGGCACCAAAGTGAAGCGGTACGAACGGCTGACCGTTCCGCTGGGAGGTCCTGTGGGCATTCCAGGACCAGCTGGACTTTTGGGACCTCTACTGCCACCACAGCCATCGTATTTGGGATACACATAT CAGTTGGTTCCTCAGTGGCAGGCGGGTGCCAAACTGGTGGGCGATGGGGAAGGAGCGGGCGTGGCCGGAATGGTGTCCTTTGTACAGCTACCCTACAACTCGGACATTAGGGTGACGATCAATGTGACTGGATTGCCGCCCGGCAAACATGCCCTCCACATTCACACCTTCGGAGATCTCAGCGATGGTTGCAAGTCCACTGGCGGGCAGTTTCCCAATAACTTT CTCGGTAATGTGGACACCAAGGATGATGGCAGCATCTCGGCGGTCTTCCAGAGCATTTACCTGCAATTGTTTGGCATCAATGGCATCGTAGGACGTTCGATAGTGATACACAGCAAGGCCATCGATCTGAATACCGCTCTGAATGCAGAGGTCTTCTCCTCCTCCCTTCAGGCAATGCCAAATCCGCTGGCCTATCAGAACGAGGAGAACTCACTGGGTGCTGCCATCGCCTGTGGGGTTATTAGTCTTATGAGCACAGCAGCCAGTGCGTCAGGTATGACAACAGCTGCCCCAGCAGCACCTGCAATGGAAAACCCAGAGATTTAA
- the LOC120453580 gene encoding laccase: MGQNFLRRLPANRVASCPWRFAMFKRENKSLPSLVLIILLAFGSDLAQCESSKESSDLPQAKFEWPSFAWMRNKTTKVKPSLDLKNDYSQMELANFGDFDRHPCRRVCQEGQSQNCYYQLVVHNYQRLGPECQRCQYDERACASEHCIYGDGVANPVMAVNRLVPGPSIELCENDTVVVDVLNYLSEPTTMHWHGVHMHRTPEMDGAPFITQYPLQPGEVQRYEFQVDRSGSLWYHSHVGWQRGFGVAGALIVRQTRQENQHAQLYDYDLVEHTLMIQDIFYEYNLQDVRNILVNGKGRNHLSQLPDNDNRHRYERLRVTPGYRYRIRVILNGIANCPVEFSIEQHRLLMISTDGNDIEPVLADGFFLTSAERFDFILDANQYKKNYWIRIKGYEQCEGRNLYQGAVLSYRGSARSELPQGDILDKQTSRAAVEDPVLVNDFRFKPANSSAISSLRQSLDKDNNVGTVALRSVDPVPWTRYTKFLTHYSSFGSRTAPNGELQFQISDISYNSPAISLLQGRHLYQDDGYFCNKSSLAAEGRNCEREICECVNVMRLPAYRPLEMVVANYLESTHPFHIHGFTFRLVGQGVLGNLNDLRNIQELDRRGRLPRLSDDSAAVAKDTVQIPGQGYIIVRFISNNPGFWLYHCHVEAHAVQGMVAVLKIGEDHQMKNIPARVRC, translated from the exons ATGGGCCAAAACTTTCTTCGTCGGCTGCCCGCGAATCGAGTGGCCAGTTGCCCGTGGCGGTTCGCGATGTTCAAACGCGAAAATAAAAGTCTTCCCAGCCTGGTGCTGATAATACTGCTGGCTTTCGGCTCAGACCTGGCTCAATGTGAGTCCTCCAAGGAGTCCTCCGATTTGCCGCAGGCCAAGTTCGAGTGGCCCTCGTTTGCGTGGATGCGAAATAAGACCACGAAGGTTAAGCCCTCGTTGGACCTGAAGAATGACTACAGCCAAATGGAGTTGGCCAACTTTGGGGACTTTGATCGTCATCCGTGCAGAAGAGTTTGCCAGGAGGGGCAATCGCAGAACTGCTATTACCAACTGGTGGTGCACAATTACCAGAGACTTGGACCGGAGTGTCAGAGGTGTCAGTACGATGAGCGGGCCTGTGCCTCGGAGCATTGTATTTATGGCGATGGAGTCGCTAATCCTGTGATGGCTGTTAATCGCCTGGTTCCAGGACCTTCCATAGAGCTCTGCGAGAATGACACTGTCGTCGTGGATGTGCTGAACTATCTAAGTGAGCCAACAACGATGCACTGGCATGGAGTGCACATGCATAGAACCCCCGAAATGGATGGGGCACCCTTCATTACCCAGTATCCTTTGCAGCCTGGCGAGGTGCAACGCTACGAGTTCCAGGTGGATCGAAGTGGTTCGCTGTGGTACCACAGCCATGTGGGCTGGCAGCGGGGATTCGGAGTGGCTGGTGCTCTGATAGTTCGCCAAACGCGACAGGAGAATCAGCACGCGCAGCTGTACGATTATGATCTGGTGGAGCACACCCTTATGATTCAGGATATCTTCTACGAGTACAATCTGCAGGATGTGCGGAATATTCTGGTGAATGGCAAGGGTCGCAATCATCTTAGCCAACTGCCCGACAATGATAACCGTCATCGGTATGAACGACTTCGCGTTACTCCTGGCTATCGCTACAGGATACGAGTTATCCTCAACGGCATAGCCAATTGTCCTGTGGAGTTCTCCATCGAACAGCACAGGCTCTTGATGATCAGCACCGATGGCAATGACATTGAACCCGTGCTGGCCGATGGCTTCTTCTTGACCTCCGCGGAGcgttttgatttcattttggATGCGAACCAGTATAAGAAAAACTATTGGATTAGGATCAAAGGCTATGAGCAGTGCGAGGGTCGAAATCTTTATCAAGGAGCTGTGCTCAGCTATCGCGGATCTGCGCGCTCCGAGTTGCCACAGGGTGATATTCTGGATAAGCAAACTAGTCGGGCTGCAGTGGAAGATCCAGTCTTGGTCAACGACTTTCGATTTAAGCCTGCCAATTCCAGCGCCATATCCTCACTGCGCCAGTCCTTGGACAAGGATAACAATGTTGGCACCGTGGCTCTGCGATCCGTGGATCCTGTGCCCTGGACTCGTTACACCAAGTTCCTGACCCACTACTCCAGTTTCGGTTCGCGGACAGCGCCAAACGGAGAACTGCAGTTTCAAATCAGTGATATTTCGTATAATTCCCCTGCAATATCCCTGCTGCAGGGCAGGCATCTCTACCAGGACGATGGGTACTTCTGCAATAAGAGCTCCCTGGCCGCAGAAGGACGCAATTGTGAGCGCGAGatttgtgagtgtgtgaatGTGATGCGGCTGCCGGCCTATCGTCCTCTGGAGATGGTTGTAGCCAACTACTTGGAAAGCACACATCCTTTCCACATACACGGCTTCACTTTCCGTTTGGTGGGCCAGGGAGTACTGGGCAATCTCAACGATCTGCGCAAT ATTCAGGAGCTGGATCGCAGAGGTCGTCTTCCTCGCTTATCGGATGACAGCGCTGCCGTGGCCAAGGATACTGTGCAAATTCCCGGACAGGGATACATCATTGTTCGTTTCATCTCCAATAATCCCGGATTTTGGCTATATCATTGCCATGTGGAAGCACACGCCGTCCAAGGAATGGTGGCGGTGTTGAAGATCGGCGAGGATCACCAGATGAAAAACATTCCGGCACGTGTGCGCTGTTGA
- the LOC120452168 gene encoding superoxide dismutase [Cu-Zn], chloroplastic isoform X2 codes for MLIKLILALVIGYGGIFAPGSAQNLLDRLRPVNMTRFDDGIKVVSGTKVKRYERLTVPLGGPVGIPGPAGLLGPLLPPQPSYLGYTYLVPQWQAGAKLVGDGEGAGVAGMVSFVQLPYNSDIRVTINVTGLPPGKHALHIHTFGDLSDGCKSTGGQFPNNFLGNVDTKDDGSISAVFQSIYLQLFGINGIVGRSIVIHSKAIDLNTALNAEVFSSSLQAMPNPLAYQNEENSLGAAIACGVISLMSTAASASGMTTAAPAAPAMENPEI; via the exons ATGCTCATTAAACTGATACTGGCGTTGGTAATTGGCTATGGCGGCATTTTTGCGCCTGGCAGTGCACAAAATCTGTTGGATCGACTGCGTCCGGTGAATATGACCCGCTTCGATGACGGCATTAAGGTGGTTTCCGGCACCAAAGTGAAGCGGTACGAACGGCTGACCGTTCCGCTGGGAGGTCCTGTGGGCATTCCAGGACCAGCTGGACTTTTGGGACCTCTACTGCCACCACAGCCATCGTATTTGGGATACACATAT TTGGTTCCTCAGTGGCAGGCGGGTGCCAAACTGGTGGGCGATGGGGAAGGAGCGGGCGTGGCCGGAATGGTGTCCTTTGTACAGCTACCCTACAACTCGGACATTAGGGTGACGATCAATGTGACTGGATTGCCGCCCGGCAAACATGCCCTCCACATTCACACCTTCGGAGATCTCAGCGATGGTTGCAAGTCCACTGGCGGGCAGTTTCCCAATAACTTT CTCGGTAATGTGGACACCAAGGATGATGGCAGCATCTCGGCGGTCTTCCAGAGCATTTACCTGCAATTGTTTGGCATCAATGGCATCGTAGGACGTTCGATAGTGATACACAGCAAGGCCATCGATCTGAATACCGCTCTGAATGCAGAGGTCTTCTCCTCCTCCCTTCAGGCAATGCCAAATCCGCTGGCCTATCAGAACGAGGAGAACTCACTGGGTGCTGCCATCGCCTGTGGGGTTATTAGTCTTATGAGCACAGCAGCCAGTGCGTCAGGTATGACAACAGCTGCCCCAGCAGCACCTGCAATGGAAAACCCAGAGATTTAA